The genomic DNA ACGTCTTCCGGCAACAGCTTGACGTTGAACACCGCCTCGATGGCACCCAGGATGCGTTCCAGGTTGAGGGTCAGGGTGATGCCGCCGATCACGCCGGCCACCGTGCCGATGATGCCGATCAGCGAGCCCTGCACCATGAAGACGCCCATCACCCCGCGCGGGGTCAGCCCCAGCGTGCGCAGAATGGCGATGTCGGCCTGTTTGTCGGTCACCAGCATCACCTGCGAGGACACCAGGTTGAAGGCGCCCATCGCGATGATCAGCGACAGCAGGATCCCCATCACCACTTTTTCCATCCGCAGCGAGTGGTACAGGTTCGCATTCTGCTGGGTCCAGTCGCTGACCCGATAGCCGCCGCCAAGGCGCTGCGCAAGGTCGACGCCGACGTTGAGCGCCTGGTCCATGTCATGCAGCTTCAGCCGCACGCCCGTGGCCCCATCGATGCGCAACACGCGCTCCAGGTCCTTTATGTTGGCGAACGCCACGCCCCGATCGATCTCGTTGTAACCGGCTTCGAAGATGCCGCTGACGGTGAAGCGCTTCATCCGCGGAATCGCGCCCATCGGCGTGCCCTGCACTTCGGCCAGCGTCGCCACCACCTGGTCACCGACGCCAACACCCAGCCAGATCGCCAGCTCCTGGCCGAGGATCATGTTGTAGCTGCCCGGCGTCAGGCTGTCGAAACGGCCCTTCTTCATTTTATCGGCGACAACGGAAACCTTGGGCTCCATCGCCGGATCCACGCCCTGCACCAGCGCGCCCTGCACGCGGGGGCCGCTGATCATCGCCTGGATCTCGATATACGGCGCGGCACCGGCCACGCGCGGATCTTTGTAGGACAGATCCACCGCGCGCTGCCAGTCGCTCATCGGCTCGCCATCGCGGGTGATGGTGGTGTGCGCGGACATCTGCAGCAGGCGGTCACGGATTTCCTTCTGGAAGCCGCTCATCACCGCCAGCGTGGTGATCAGCACCGTGACACCCAGCGCAATGCCGAGGATCGATGCCATCGAAATGAAAGAGATGAAGCCGTTGCGGCGCTTGGCTCGCAGGTAGCGCAGGCCGATGGCCACGGGGATGGGTTTGAACATGCAGGTGCGCCGGTAGATTCAGCGTATGGTGCCACCTACGGCGGCTTACGGGAAACCTGTCGTGCACGGACGGCTAGACGCAGTTCACGTCGCTGCCCGCGCGACAGCACGTCCGGCCAGAACAACAGGCTGCCGCCGCTGCCCGGTCCCTGCCAGCGCAGCTGCAGCCACGGCCCGCGTACCTGCAGGGTCGGCACGTCGAGTTCCACGCCATCCAGCAGCAACGGACGGGGCAGCTCCTGCAGCCACAGCAGACGACGCGGGCAGCGCATCGCGGACCAGATCAGCCCCACGCCCACCAGCCAGCACAGCAGGATCACCGGTGATTGCGCGCGTGCGGATATCCCGCTGGCAGCGACCAGCCAAGGCGCAGCAAGCGCGACCAGGGCCTCGGCCACCAGGCGCACGCGCGAAGGTCGCCACTCAAGCCTTGAGGGCGCGGATCCGGTCGAGCATCGGGACGGCGTGTGCATGCGGGCAGGCCTCGTAGCCCATGAACCACCGCCACAACTTATCGTCCTCGCAGTCCAGCAGGAACAGGAAAACCTCGCGGTCCGCTGCCGGTGCAGTGGGCCACTCGCGCTCCAGGTAGCGTTCGAACAGCTGGTCCAGCTCGCGCATGCCGCGGCGGCAGCGCCAGCGCAGCTTCTTCACCAGGGTGGCTTCGTCCATCAGGGTTCCCGGATAGCGCAACGCCGAGCATGGCTCGGCGCTGCAGGGTGCATCAGTGTGGCAGGCAGATCAGGCGCGACGCGCCATCATCAGCTTCTTGATCTCGGCAATCGCCAACGCCGGGTTCAAGCCCTTCGGGCAGGTCCGTGCGCAGTTCATGATGGTGTGGCAGCGATACAGCTTGAACGGATCTTCCAGATCGTCCAGGCGGGCACCGGTGTCTTCATCGCGCGAATCCACGATCCAGCGGTAGGCCTGCAACAGCACGGCCGGCCCCAGGTAACGCTCGCCGTTCCACCAGTAGCTCGGGCAGCTGGTGGAGCAGCACGCGCACAGGATGCACTCATACAGACCGTCCAGCTTCTTGCGGTCTTCCGGCGACTGCAGGCGCTCGCGGTCCGGCGGTGCCGGCGTCTGCGTGCGGATCCACGGCTTGATCGACGCGTACTGCGCATAGAAATGCGTCAGGTCCGGCACCAGGTCCTTGACCACGCTCATGTGCGGCAGCGGGTAGATCGGCACTTCGGCCTTGCCGCAATCGGCAATGGCGCGGGTGCAGGCCAGCGTATTGGTGCCGTCGATGTTCATCGCGCACGAACCGCAGATGCCCTCGCGGCACGAACGACGGAAGGTCAGGGTCGGATCGATCTCGTTCTTGATCTTGATCAGCGCGTCCAGGACCATCGGTCCGCACGCGTCCAGGTCGATCTCGTAGGTATCGGTACGCGGGTTGCTGTCGTCGTCCGGACTCCAGCGGTAGACCTTGAAGGTACGCACGTTCTTCGCGCCGCCGGTAGCGGGGAAGTGCTTGCCCTTCGTGATCTTTGAATTCTTTGGCAGGGAAAACTCGGCCATGGCTGCTCTCGTTGGCTCAGGCGGCCCGCGCCCTCAAGGCGCGGATTGCATGGTAGGCGGGGGTCGCGATCAGTACACGCGCGGCTTCGGCGGCACCACGTCAACCTCATCGGTCAGCGTGTACATGTGCACCGGACGGTAATCGAAGCTGCACTTGCCCTGGTCGTCGACCTTGACCAGCGTGTGCTTGTGCCAGTTAACGTCGTCGCGATCCGGGAAGTCTTCGTGCGCATGTGCGCCGCGGCTTTCCTTGCGCTGCTCGGCCGAGTTGATGGTCGCCACGGCATTGAGCAGCAGGTTGTTCAGCTCGTAGGTTTCGATCAGGTCCGAGTTCCAGACCAGCGAACGATCGGTGACCTTGACGTCCTGGAACGAGTTGAAGATACCTGCCATCTTCTCGCAGCCTTCCTTCAGCGTCTGGCTGGTGCGGAACACGGCCGCATCGGCCTGCATGGTGCGCTGCATGTTGTCGCGGATCACCGACGTCGGCGTATCGCCCTTTGCATAACGCAGCTTGTCCAGCAGCCCCAATGCCTTGTCGCAGGCATCGGCCGGCAGCGGCTTGTGCGATGCACCCGGCTTGATCGTTTCGGCACAGCGGTTTGCCACCGCACGGCCGAACACCACCAGATCCAGCAGCGAGTTCGACCCCAGGCGGTTGGCACCGTGGACCGATACGCAGGCCGCTTCGCCGATCGCATACAGGCCCGGGATGACTGCATCCGGGTTGTCGCCATCGATGCGCACCACTTCACCGTGGAAGTTCGTCGGAATGCCGCCCATGTTGTAGTGCAC from Stenotrophomonas sp. 169 includes the following:
- a CDS encoding lipoprotein-releasing ABC transporter permease subunit, which encodes MFKPIPVAIGLRYLRAKRRNGFISFISMASILGIALGVTVLITTLAVMSGFQKEIRDRLLQMSAHTTITRDGEPMSDWQRAVDLSYKDPRVAGAAPYIEIQAMISGPRVQGALVQGVDPAMEPKVSVVADKMKKGRFDSLTPGSYNMILGQELAIWLGVGVGDQVVATLAEVQGTPMGAIPRMKRFTVSGIFEAGYNEIDRGVAFANIKDLERVLRIDGATGVRLKLHDMDQALNVGVDLAQRLGGGYRVSDWTQQNANLYHSLRMEKVVMGILLSLIIAMGAFNLVSSQVMLVTDKQADIAILRTLGLTPRGVMGVFMVQGSLIGIIGTVAGVIGGITLTLNLERILGAIEAVFNVKLLPEDVYYITGLPTDMQPADIVVITVVALAMSFLATLYPAWRAARTQPAEALRYE
- a CDS encoding succinate dehydrogenase assembly factor 2 — encoded protein: MDEATLVKKLRWRCRRGMRELDQLFERYLEREWPTAPAADREVFLFLLDCEDDKLWRWFMGYEACPHAHAVPMLDRIRALKA
- a CDS encoding succinate dehydrogenase iron-sulfur subunit: MAEFSLPKNSKITKGKHFPATGGAKNVRTFKVYRWSPDDDSNPRTDTYEIDLDACGPMVLDALIKIKNEIDPTLTFRRSCREGICGSCAMNIDGTNTLACTRAIADCGKAEVPIYPLPHMSVVKDLVPDLTHFYAQYASIKPWIRTQTPAPPDRERLQSPEDRKKLDGLYECILCACCSTSCPSYWWNGERYLGPAVLLQAYRWIVDSRDEDTGARLDDLEDPFKLYRCHTIMNCARTCPKGLNPALAIAEIKKLMMARRA